A region from the Arachis ipaensis cultivar K30076 chromosome B01, Araip1.1, whole genome shotgun sequence genome encodes:
- the LOC107605936 gene encoding putative uncharacterized protein DDB_G0274535, which yields MKNVTTEASKNLSGAGVDILSSSDQNMTVILSESDHSQNSTRNTTISGDDRVQTDGLVQSDNRNRVSEENLHDSNATATVKTKNGDTSAGESLTLGRGESENARFLASNKTGNGSRNEISDVSEGDNPEGNSGSEDEIFKGDSQTDEMSDESSANGTSDSVDSSEEEEEEEEEEGGGAGRREQRRERGNSCSSTAVPLPPRNAAAATEIHHCHRRAEPPPSFSPPSGIKKVD from the exons ATGAAAAATGTGACCACAGAAGCAAGCAAGAACTTGAGTGGTGCTGGTGTCGACATTTTGAGTTCATCTGATCAGAATATGACAGTGATTCTATCTGAATCAGACCATTCTCAAAATTCTACCAGGAACACAACCATTTCCGGTGATGACAGAGTCCAAACAGATGGGTTAGTGCAGAGTGATAACAGAAACAGAGTCTCTGAAGAGAACCTGCATGATTCCAATGCAACAGCCACTGTTAAGACCAAAAATGGAGACACATCTGCAGGAGAATCCTTAACTCTAGGCAGGGGTGAGTCAGAGAATGCAAGATTCTTGGCATCGAATAAAACTGGAAACGGTTCGAGAAATGAAATCTCTGATGTCTCTGAGGGTGACAATCCCGAAGGTAACTCTGGCTCCGAGGATGAGATTTTTAAAGGTGACAGCCAAACGGATGAAATGTCAGATGAGTCCTCTGCCAATGGTACTTCGGATTCAGTTGATTcctcagaagaagaagaagaagaagaagaagaagaaggtggtgGTGCGGGGCGGCGGGAGCAGAGGAGAGAGAGGGGAAACTCGTGCTCATCCACCGCCGTGCCTCTGCCGCCGAGAAACGCCGCCGCCGCCACTGAGATCCACCACTGTCACCGTCGAGCAGAGCCACCCCCTTCTTTCTCTCCCCCC AGTGGGATTAAGAAGGTAGATTAG
- the LOC107629372 gene encoding ribosome maturation protein SBDS, with the protein MSRTLVQPIGQKRLTNVAVVRLKKHGMRFEIACYPNTVLARRSGVEKDLDEVLQSHTVYSNVSKGVLAKSKDLIAAFGTDDQTKICLEVLKKGELQVAGKERESLLSSQFRDIATIVMQKTYNPETQRPYTISMIERLMRDIHFAVDPNSSSKKQALELIQELQKHYPIKRCPLRIRVAAHEEEVPALLEKLNEWKSTIISKEGSSGQLSVIFELEPGLYKDCHDFVVNVHGRFEVLTHSLYVDGDTQVEQYNDDYEEMPPPLAKETREHVLELNDKLQKQTISSTSRPPPEMQQQKANKCSTCNVSFEDSKQYREHHKSEWHKHNMKRKTRQLPPLTEEECLADMELGDSKSDLKDYSF; encoded by the exons ATGTCGCGAACGCTGGTGCAGCCTATAGGGCAGAAGAGGCTAACCAACGTGGCCGTCGTGCGACTCAAGAAGCACGGCATGCGCTTTGAGATTGCCTGCTACCCTAATACCGTCCTCGCTCGGCGTTCCGGCGT GGAGAAGGACCTGGACGAAGTGTTGCAGTCACATACTGTTTATTCCAATGTTTCCAAAGGAGTTCTTGCCAAGTCAAAGGATTTGATTGCTGCTTTTGGGACTGATGATCAGACCAAGATATGCTTAGAG GTTTTGAAGAAAGGGGAACTTCAGGTTGCCGGGAAAGAAAGGGAATCCTTGCTGTCGAGTCAGTTCAGAGATATTGCCACCATTGTGATGCAAAAGACATACAATCCTGAGACGCAGCGCCCTTACACTATTAGCATGATTGAGCGTCTCATGAGGGATATTCATTTTGCTGTTGATCCAAATAGTAGTTCCAAGAAGCAG GCTTTGGAGTTGATTCAGGAGCTTCAAAAGCACTACCCTATAAAACGATGTCCATTAAGAATCCGAGTTGCTGCTCATGAGGAGGAAGTGCCTGCCCTTTTAGAGAAGCTGAATGAGTGGAAGTCTACCATTATTTCTAAAGAAGGATCTTCTGGTCAGCTATCTGTT ATCTTTGAATTAGAACCTGGTCTATATAAGGATTGTCATGACTTCGTTGTGAACGTGCATGGAAGATTTGAGGTTCTTACACACTCTCTTTATGTGGATGGGGATACCCAAGTAGAACAATACAACGATGATTATGAGGAAATGCCTCCACCGTTGGCCAAAGAAACTCGCGAACATGTGcttgaattgaatgataaactTCAAAAGCAAACAATTTCATCTACGAGTAGGCCGCCTCCTGAGATGCAACAACAAAAGGCAAACAAGTGCAGCACATGCAATGTTTCTTTTGAGGACTCTAAGCAGTACCGAGAACACCACAAGAGTGAGTGGCACAAGCACAATATGAAGCGCAAGACAAGGCAACTCCCACCCCTTACTGAGGAAGAGTGCTTGGCAGACATGGAACTGGGTGACTCAAAATCTGATTTGAAGGATTATTCATTTTGA